A region of Mesorhizobium sp. AR02 DNA encodes the following proteins:
- a CDS encoding nuclear transport factor 2 family protein, translating to MSKELVRDLFDRWERVWVDGQYDLIPACVGSHYIRHDEKGDRTVTREDYTAELASVRDGRPGIRVVVYDHAFTDDSAWFRFSFVWPDPETGEPRSRAGMQSYRIEDGKLAETWISMLAPDTKWTDATAQDRWTSTSRSPQKST from the coding sequence ATGTCAAAAGAGTTGGTGCGCGACCTGTTCGACAGGTGGGAACGGGTCTGGGTGGACGGCCAATACGATCTGATCCCGGCTTGCGTCGGCTCGCACTATATCCGGCATGACGAGAAGGGCGACCGCACGGTGACGCGCGAGGACTATACGGCGGAACTCGCTTCCGTCCGGGATGGCCGGCCGGGCATCCGTGTCGTCGTTTATGATCACGCCTTCACGGATGACAGCGCATGGTTTCGCTTTTCCTTCGTGTGGCCCGATCCCGAAACCGGCGAACCGCGCAGCCGGGCCGGCATGCAAAGCTACCGGATCGAGGATGGCAAGCTCGCTGAAACCTGGATTTCGATGCTGGCGCCAGACACGAAATGGACGGATGCGACCGCCCAGGACCGCTGGACGAGCACCAGCCGATCTCCGCAGAAATCGACCTGA
- a CDS encoding ArsR/SmtB family transcription factor, with product MATQISLDNTFAALADPTRRAILARLLDGEASVAELAQPFALTVRAVSKHVGVLEQAGLVTRSRAAQKHLSRIELRPLRDIDRWLSDYRKLWEDRFDRREDLLRRGADRPE from the coding sequence ATGGCCACTCAAATCTCCCTCGACAATACATTCGCCGCCCTCGCCGATCCCACGCGCCGGGCGATCCTCGCCCGGCTGCTCGATGGCGAAGCCTCGGTTGCCGAACTGGCGCAACCCTTCGCGCTCACCGTGCGCGCCGTCTCCAAGCATGTCGGTGTGCTGGAACAGGCCGGCCTCGTGACCCGCAGCCGGGCGGCGCAAAAGCATCTCAGCCGCATCGAACTCAGACCGCTGCGCGACATCGACCGCTGGCTCAGCGACTACCGAAAACTCTGGGAGGACCGTTTCGATCGCAGGGAAGACCTCCTGCGGCGCGGCGCGGACAGGCCGGAATGA
- a CDS encoding cadmium resistance transporter, translating into MLSTIGAAIALFVATNIDDIFVLLGFFADRKFRASQVIIGQYLGVAALVAVSVLASLISLVVAPEYVGLLGLLPILIGLKRLYNLWKGEADDETDVPAAAGLGNILAVAAVTVANGGDNIGIYTPAFATSTSAEITIMVVVFAIMVAIWLAFSHWLVNHPSLGAPIRRYGHIAVPFVLIAIGILVLHEQNSLSLLQNLN; encoded by the coding sequence ATGCTGAGCACGATAGGGGCGGCTATCGCCTTGTTTGTCGCCACGAATATCGATGACATCTTCGTGCTTCTCGGCTTCTTCGCGGATCGGAAATTCCGCGCCAGCCAGGTCATCATCGGGCAATATCTTGGCGTCGCGGCCCTCGTGGCCGTGAGCGTCCTTGCCTCTCTGATCTCGCTCGTTGTCGCGCCGGAATATGTTGGCTTGCTTGGCCTGCTTCCAATCCTGATAGGGCTCAAGAGGCTCTACAATCTATGGAAAGGCGAGGCAGACGACGAGACAGACGTTCCGGCTGCCGCTGGACTGGGCAACATCCTTGCCGTCGCCGCGGTCACGGTGGCGAATGGCGGCGACAATATCGGCATCTATACGCCTGCCTTTGCCACCAGCACGAGCGCCGAGATAACCATCATGGTCGTCGTATTCGCGATCATGGTGGCGATCTGGCTGGCCTTCTCGCATTGGCTGGTCAACCACCCCTCGCTGGGCGCGCCTATCCGGCGCTATGGACACATCGCAGTGCCCTTCGTCCTGATCGCAATCGGTATCCTCGTTCTGCACGAGCAGAATTCACTGTCTCTGCTTCAAAATTTGAACTGA
- a CDS encoding alpha/beta fold hydrolase → MLAESAKPTTQAVLSRDGTPIACERRGQGHPLILVDGALCSRAMGPSGPLAKALEGDFTVFRYDRRGRGDSGDTLPYAVEREVDDIEAVLQAAGGEAYVWGMSSGAMLALMAAARLPGISRLALYEAPLIVDDSRATTQGDWATIRQAIADDRRGDAVSAFLKSVGMPGLLIAVMKLTPIWRKLKAVAHTLPYDGAIVAGDQLGKPLDPSRWIALSVPTLVTDGGKSPPWMRHGNKALAKALPNARHQTLAGQNHMLKPAAHAPVLTAFFNGQD, encoded by the coding sequence ATGCTGGCTGAAAGCGCCAAGCCGACCACGCAAGCCGTGTTGTCGCGGGATGGAACGCCGATCGCCTGCGAGCGCCGAGGCCAGGGCCATCCGCTCATCCTCGTCGACGGCGCGCTCTGCTCGCGCGCCATGGGTCCGAGCGGCCCGCTGGCCAAGGCGCTGGAAGGCGATTTCACCGTGTTTCGCTACGACCGCCGTGGCCGTGGCGACAGCGGCGACACCTTGCCTTACGCCGTCGAGCGCGAGGTCGATGACATCGAGGCCGTGCTGCAGGCGGCCGGCGGTGAAGCCTATGTCTGGGGCATGTCTTCAGGCGCCATGCTGGCGCTGATGGCGGCAGCCCGCCTGCCCGGCATCAGCAGGCTGGCGCTCTATGAAGCGCCGCTGATCGTCGACGACAGCCGCGCGACCACGCAAGGCGACTGGGCAACGATCAGGCAAGCCATCGCGGACGACCGGCGCGGCGACGCTGTGAGCGCCTTCCTCAAATCGGTCGGCATGCCCGGCCTGCTGATCGCGGTCATGAAGCTGACGCCGATCTGGCGCAAGCTCAAGGCGGTGGCACATACGCTGCCTTATGACGGCGCCATCGTCGCCGGCGATCAGCTCGGCAAGCCGTTGGACCCTTCCCGCTGGATCGCGCTCAGCGTGCCGACACTGGTGACCGATGGCGGCAAGAGCCCGCCCTGGATGCGCCATGGCAACAAGGCGTTGGCCAAAGCTCTGCCCAATGCCCGCCACCAGACACTGGCAGGCCAGAACCATATGCTGAAACCCGCCGCGCATGCGCCGGTGCTGACGGCGTTTTTCAACGGGCAGGATTGA
- a CDS encoding pseudouridine synthase — MASRPPPTGRPASTGVSLNRALSKLGLCSRTQAEVLIAEGRVRVGGKVVRDAALRVDLNRDRIVVDGEHVVAERKVYVMLNKPRGLVTTRDDPQQRDTVYACLEGLDLPFVSPVGRLDKASEGLLLMTNDTRFANRLMDPASHLPKTYHVQVGAVPNEAMLEALRAGVTVDGESLTANSIALLRSGGRTAWLEIVLDEGRNRHIRRLLAAHGIEVKRLIRIAIGRLPLGDLAKGTARHLTAEELALLAG; from the coding sequence ATGGCATCAAGACCACCACCCACCGGCAGGCCGGCCAGCACCGGCGTCAGCCTGAACCGCGCGCTGTCAAAACTCGGCCTGTGCTCGCGCACGCAGGCCGAGGTGTTGATCGCGGAGGGCCGCGTGCGCGTCGGCGGCAAGGTGGTGCGCGATGCAGCACTTCGCGTCGACCTGAACCGCGACCGCATCGTCGTCGATGGCGAGCATGTCGTTGCCGAGCGCAAGGTCTATGTCATGCTCAACAAGCCGCGCGGGCTGGTCACCACCCGCGACGACCCGCAACAGCGCGACACTGTCTATGCTTGCCTCGAAGGGCTCGATTTGCCATTCGTCTCGCCGGTCGGCCGCCTCGACAAGGCGAGCGAAGGCCTGCTCCTGATGACCAACGACACACGCTTCGCCAACCGGCTGATGGACCCGGCCTCACATCTGCCCAAGACCTATCATGTGCAGGTCGGCGCGGTGCCCAACGAAGCGATGCTGGAGGCACTACGCGCGGGCGTCACCGTCGACGGCGAGAGCTTGACGGCAAACTCGATCGCGCTTTTGCGCAGCGGCGGCCGCACCGCCTGGCTGGAGATCGTGCTCGACGAGGGCCGCAATCGCCACATCCGCCGCCTGCTCGCCGCCCACGGCATCGAGGTCAAGCGCCTCATCCGCATCGCCATCGGCCGGCTGCCGCTCGGCGACCTCGCCAAGGGCACGGCGCGGCATTTGACGGCGGAGGAGCTGGCGCTGCTGGCGGGCTGA
- a CDS encoding VOC family protein, producing the protein MNFVSVRIITSDVQRLVRFYGEITGMPVTVYTEDFAELATPSCTLAIGSTRTLMLFGGDIARPADNHTAILEFRVGDVDAEFARLSDFIRDTTVQKPTTMPWGNRSPLFRDPDGNLVNFFTPVTAEAIRKFDK; encoded by the coding sequence ATGAATTTCGTCTCTGTCCGCATCATCACCTCAGATGTTCAGCGCCTCGTGCGCTTCTACGGCGAGATCACCGGCATGCCGGTGACGGTCTACACGGAAGACTTCGCCGAACTGGCGACACCTTCTTGCACGCTGGCGATCGGCAGCACGCGCACCTTGATGCTGTTCGGCGGCGACATCGCCCGCCCCGCCGACAACCACACCGCCATCCTCGAATTCCGCGTCGGCGACGTCGATGCCGAATTCGCCAGGCTGTCGGACTTCATCAGGGACACAACCGTGCAGAAGCCGACCACCATGCCCTGGGGCAACCGCTCGCCGCTGTTCCGTGACCCCGACGGCAATCTGGTGAATTTCTTCACGCCGGTGACCGCCGAGGCGATCCGGAAGTTCGATAAGTAG
- a CDS encoding SRPBCC family protein translates to MSAPATADRSFAIERIFNAPVERVFRLWTDPLLVAQWWGIRDCTIPHCALDVRVGGHWRIDMLTASGALYRNQGSYLEVVENLRLSYRDEPDPEIQEWAGKPPGQSRHTVTFTPDGARTHVHFEVTLASAADRERLLALGMRGGWMQSFDRLQQLINRGANHAG, encoded by the coding sequence ATGAGCGCGCCCGCAACCGCCGACCGCAGCTTTGCCATCGAGCGGATTTTCAACGCCCCGGTCGAACGCGTCTTCCGGCTGTGGACCGATCCGCTTCTGGTGGCGCAATGGTGGGGTATCAGGGACTGCACCATCCCCCATTGCGCGCTCGACGTGCGCGTCGGCGGTCACTGGCGCATCGACATGCTGACCGCCAGTGGCGCGCTTTACCGCAACCAGGGCAGCTATCTCGAAGTCGTCGAAAACCTCAGGCTGAGCTACCGCGACGAACCGGACCCTGAAATCCAGGAATGGGCCGGCAAGCCACCGGGCCAGAGCCGCCATACGGTCACCTTCACCCCCGACGGCGCGCGCACCCATGTCCATTTCGAAGTGACGCTGGCGAGTGCCGCCGACCGCGAACGCCTGCTGGCGCTCGGCATGCGCGGCGGCTGGATGCAGAGCTTCGACCGACTGCAACAGCTGATCAACAGAGGAGCAAACCATGCTGGCTGA
- the mprF gene encoding bifunctional lysylphosphatidylglycerol flippase/synthetase MprF yields MATRDARLQMFGFWGRYQHFAMPVAGVAIAVITVVVLQRFLNDLSLDHVLESARNIPGKHLLVALALTLLSFAAVAFYDVVAVETIAPGRVPKLLAACVGAAGYAISNALGFSLLTGGMLRYRIYAGEGIALSDIGRIIATSWLSIWFAFTVMIALALVLDPARTPFVDQLDPRLGLTLGIAMILSVGLLVVWLSRGERTLTVGRFSIKLPGSRGALTQIVAGLVDVCAAAGTLYVLMPETVTTSPAVFALVFVVATIIGIASHAPGGLGAFEASMIAGLGLGNNPDAIAALLAFRIIFTLLPFLVAVIGVLTFEIYARHAEVSQRVLYAGRVLEPLVPPIAAGATFLGGIMLLFSSSIPGAAERLDVLSDMLPLPFIEVSHLAAAFAGIAMLILARGLARRLQQAWAASLILFILGAAFSIGKGLDWEDASVLLILSTVLIGFRKAFYRRPIEGIGTLSWGWLASVISIVAISIWLGFFSYRDIDYSNQLFWQFAIDGDAPRFLRASIVILIATAAAALHTAINRKAIDRKQRAEIPPAVSAIVASSNVTHAALAMLGDKQFLMSPDGRGFIMYARSGGSLIALGGPIGPVEGDSKLAWAFHDLADRSAVRTAFYGVQPDQLPMYLDMGLVALKLGEVARVDLTAFNLDGPRRQPLRYADRRAEKDGLVFEIVEAANVRPFLGELREVSDAWLQMKASSEKGFSLGYFDDDYVSRFDMAVMRWQGRIIAFANLWGSADKSELTVDLMRHVPDAPKIVMDALLTKLLLHGKSQGYRWFNLGAAPLSGLSAGRLASRWNRFGSFLYRRGQTFYRFDGLKAFKDKFDPVWTPHYFICPPGLDTIRSLFDVTTLIGGGPLELVRK; encoded by the coding sequence ATGGCCACGCGCGATGCGCGGCTGCAGATGTTCGGCTTCTGGGGACGCTACCAGCATTTTGCCATGCCCGTCGCGGGCGTGGCCATCGCGGTAATCACCGTGGTGGTGCTGCAGCGATTTTTGAATGACCTTTCGCTCGACCATGTGTTGGAATCGGCGCGAAACATCCCTGGCAAGCACCTTCTGGTCGCGCTTGCACTTACACTTTTGAGTTTTGCCGCCGTCGCCTTTTACGATGTCGTGGCTGTGGAGACGATCGCGCCGGGCCGCGTCCCCAAGCTGTTGGCGGCATGCGTCGGCGCTGCCGGCTACGCCATATCCAATGCACTGGGCTTTTCGCTGCTGACAGGCGGGATGCTGCGTTACCGCATCTATGCAGGCGAAGGCATTGCCTTGTCCGATATCGGTCGAATCATCGCCACCTCGTGGCTGTCAATCTGGTTCGCCTTCACCGTGATGATCGCTCTTGCCCTGGTCCTCGACCCGGCTCGTACACCGTTTGTCGACCAGCTTGATCCTCGCCTGGGCCTGACGCTCGGCATCGCGATGATTCTTTCGGTTGGCTTGCTGGTCGTATGGCTGTCGCGCGGCGAACGTACGCTGACGGTGGGAAGGTTTTCCATCAAATTGCCCGGTTCGCGCGGCGCGCTGACGCAGATCGTGGCCGGCCTGGTCGACGTCTGCGCCGCCGCCGGAACGCTCTACGTCTTGATGCCCGAGACGGTCACCACCAGTCCGGCGGTCTTTGCGCTTGTCTTTGTCGTGGCGACCATCATCGGCATCGCCAGCCACGCTCCAGGCGGTCTCGGCGCCTTCGAGGCATCGATGATCGCCGGCCTTGGCCTGGGCAACAATCCGGATGCCATCGCAGCCCTGCTCGCCTTCCGGATCATCTTTACGCTTTTGCCCTTCCTGGTTGCCGTCATCGGTGTCCTGACATTCGAGATCTACGCACGGCACGCCGAAGTGTCGCAGCGGGTGCTCTATGCAGGCCGCGTCCTGGAGCCTCTCGTCCCACCAATTGCCGCCGGCGCGACCTTCCTGGGCGGGATAATGTTGTTGTTCTCGAGTTCCATTCCAGGTGCTGCCGAACGCCTCGACGTTCTGTCCGACATGCTGCCGCTGCCATTCATAGAGGTCTCGCACCTGGCGGCCGCCTTCGCGGGCATTGCAATGCTGATCCTTGCGCGGGGGCTGGCGCGGCGGCTTCAGCAGGCATGGGCGGCGTCGCTCATCCTGTTCATCCTGGGGGCTGCCTTCTCGATCGGCAAGGGTCTTGACTGGGAGGATGCGAGCGTCCTCCTGATCCTGTCGACAGTCCTGATAGGCTTCCGCAAGGCGTTCTATCGCCGCCCGATCGAGGGAATCGGAACGCTGTCATGGGGCTGGCTCGCCAGCGTCATCAGCATCGTCGCTATCTCGATCTGGCTTGGATTCTTCAGCTATCGCGACATCGACTATTCCAATCAACTGTTCTGGCAATTTGCCATTGACGGCGACGCGCCACGCTTCCTGCGCGCCAGCATCGTGATCCTGATCGCTACGGCAGCGGCGGCGCTTCACACGGCCATCAATCGAAAGGCCATCGACCGCAAGCAACGCGCCGAAATCCCTCCGGCCGTCAGCGCGATCGTCGCCTCCTCGAACGTGACCCATGCGGCTCTGGCAATGCTCGGCGACAAGCAATTTCTGATGTCGCCGGACGGCCGGGGCTTCATCATGTATGCGCGCTCGGGCGGCAGCCTTATCGCGCTCGGCGGGCCGATCGGACCTGTCGAGGGCGACAGCAAGCTCGCATGGGCCTTTCACGACCTGGCCGACCGCTCCGCGGTCCGTACAGCCTTTTACGGTGTGCAACCTGACCAATTGCCCATGTACCTGGACATGGGCCTCGTCGCGCTGAAGCTCGGCGAGGTCGCGCGCGTCGACTTGACGGCTTTCAACCTCGACGGCCCACGCCGCCAGCCACTGCGCTACGCCGATCGACGCGCCGAAAAGGATGGTCTGGTTTTCGAGATCGTCGAAGCCGCCAATGTGAGACCGTTTCTTGGCGAATTGCGAGAGGTGTCGGATGCCTGGCTCCAGATGAAGGCGAGCTCCGAGAAAGGTTTTTCGTTGGGCTATTTCGACGATGACTATGTCAGCAGATTCGATATGGCCGTGATGCGTTGGCAGGGCCGCATCATCGCTTTCGCCAATTTGTGGGGGAGCGCCGACAAAAGCGAGTTGACCGTCGACCTGATGCGCCATGTGCCTGACGCGCCCAAGATCGTCATGGACGCGCTGCTGACCAAACTGCTTCTTCATGGCAAATCGCAGGGTTATCGCTGGTTCAATCTGGGCGCGGCACCGCTTTCCGGATTGTCCGCGGGCCGGCTGGCTTCCCGGTGGAATCGGTTCGGGTCCTTTCTCTACCGGCGTGGCCAGACCTTTTATCGCTTCGACGGGCTCAAGGCTTTCAAGGACAAGTTCGATCCCGTCTGGACCCCGCATTATTTCATATGCCCGCCCGGACTGGACACCATACGATCCCTGTTCGATGTCACCACTCTGATCGGCGGCGGTCCGCTGGAACTCGTTCGGAAATGA
- a CDS encoding SDR family oxidoreductase, translating into MGSLKGQNVVVVGGSRGVGRSIVEAALSEGATVLAVARGTEALKELSWEASGVKTLAADATQEAAPDRVFAALEPDVLVICAGAFAPSASIQDQSWDDFSANWETDVKASFLFCKAALRGGLKPGSRVVLISSGAALSGGPPNSGGYSGAKRMQMFLAAHSQKEADRLGLGLRFMALAPMRIMTGTGVGQRGITGISAYLGISPADFLASMSDVQTPADVGRAVVALAGGKVQGTAFTVSGSGLAAAA; encoded by the coding sequence ATGGGATCGTTGAAGGGTCAAAATGTCGTCGTGGTCGGAGGCAGCCGGGGTGTCGGCCGCTCGATCGTGGAAGCTGCGCTCAGCGAGGGGGCGACGGTGCTTGCCGTCGCCCGCGGCACGGAAGCTTTGAAGGAGCTCTCCTGGGAGGCGTCAGGCGTGAAGACGCTTGCCGCCGACGCCACGCAGGAGGCCGCGCCCGATAGAGTGTTCGCCGCGCTGGAGCCGGACGTGCTGGTGATCTGCGCCGGTGCCTTCGCTCCGTCGGCCTCCATCCAGGACCAGAGCTGGGACGATTTCTCGGCGAATTGGGAGACGGACGTCAAGGCATCGTTCCTGTTCTGCAAGGCCGCCCTGCGCGGTGGGCTTAAGCCGGGCAGCCGCGTGGTGCTGATCTCCAGTGGCGCCGCGCTCAGCGGCGGCCCGCCCAACTCCGGCGGCTATTCCGGCGCCAAGCGCATGCAGATGTTCCTGGCCGCGCACAGCCAGAAGGAGGCCGACCGGCTGGGCCTCGGCCTGCGCTTCATGGCGCTGGCGCCGATGCGCATCATGACCGGCACCGGCGTCGGCCAGCGCGGCATTACAGGTATCTCCGCATATCTCGGCATCAGCCCGGCGGATTTCCTGGCCAGCATGAGCGATGTGCAGACACCCGCCGATGTCGGACGCGCCGTGGTCGCGCTCGCCGGCGGCAAGGTGCAAGGCACCGCCTTCACGGTCAGCGGCAGCGGCCTTGCAGCGGCGGCATGA
- a CDS encoding aldo/keto reductase family oxidoreductase: MTDISKAGTFKLGDRTVKRLGYGAMQLAGPGVFGPPKDRDAALAVLHEAIASGVDHIDTSDFYGPHVTNLIIREALHPYPADLTIVTKIGARRDANGAWLPAMAPDELRQAVHDNLRNLGLDALDVVNFRRTDGLHEPSEGSIAREVSVLAELRQQGLVKHIGLSNVTLTQVEEARRIVPIVCVQNLYNIAHRNDDALIDTLGAAGIAYVPFFPLGGFTPLQSDTLANVARKLGATPMQVALAWLLRRAPNILLIPGTSSVGHLRENLAAAELKLPADAIEVLNGIAGEKEAA; this comes from the coding sequence ATGACCGACATCAGCAAGGCCGGAACCTTCAAACTCGGCGACCGCACCGTGAAGCGCCTCGGCTACGGCGCCATGCAGCTGGCCGGACCGGGCGTCTTCGGCCCGCCGAAGGACCGCGACGCCGCCCTTGCCGTGCTGCACGAGGCGATCGCCAGCGGCGTCGACCACATCGACACATCGGATTTCTATGGCCCGCACGTCACCAACCTGATCATCCGCGAGGCGCTGCACCCCTACCCGGCCGATCTCACCATCGTCACCAAGATCGGCGCCCGCCGCGACGCCAACGGCGCATGGCTGCCTGCAATGGCGCCCGACGAGCTCCGCCAAGCCGTACACGACAATTTGCGCAATCTCGGCCTCGATGCGCTCGACGTGGTGAACTTCCGCCGCACCGACGGCCTGCATGAACCGTCCGAAGGCTCGATCGCCAGGGAAGTTTCCGTTCTGGCCGAACTGCGACAGCAGGGGCTGGTCAAGCATATCGGGCTGAGCAACGTTACGCTCACCCAGGTCGAGGAGGCACGCCGCATCGTCCCCATCGTCTGCGTGCAGAACCTCTACAACATCGCCCACCGCAATGACGACGCGCTGATCGACACGCTTGGCGCTGCCGGCATCGCCTATGTGCCGTTCTTCCCGCTTGGCGGCTTCACCCCGCTGCAGTCGGACACGCTGGCCAATGTCGCCCGCAAACTTGGCGCGACCCCCATGCAGGTGGCGCTCGCCTGGCTGTTGCGCCGCGCGCCCAACATCCTGCTCATCCCCGGCACCTCCTCGGTCGGTCATCTCCGCGAGAACCTGGCGGCGGCGGAACTGAAGCTGCCGGCCGACGCGATCGAGGTGCTGAACGGCATCGCGGGCGAGAAGGAAGCCGCCTGA
- a CDS encoding sigma-70 family RNA polymerase sigma factor produces MTDAPGPLEPLSPTGRPILDRPAFERLATTHRRELKLHCYRMMGSLHEADDLVQETLLKAWRGRAQFDGRGSPRGWLYTIATNACLNAIKARATAHRILEEPARPPSEGRAAAGPATELAWLEPYPDAELPDLVDGEPWPDARYETSEAVRLAFVAALQLLPPRQRASLLLCDVLGWSALETAQLLGGSTASVNSALQRARATLGGRYPQGRPLQRSQPNPQEGLLLERYIAAWQAANLDGFIALLREDATYHMPPWRDWYQGRPAIHGFFKTVWGNFAGYRAVATRANGQPAVAIYAQRHQEPEWRAQSLHVIEPADGGIASLTVYVGPLAAELIAAFGLPPMVQERWSEPEA; encoded by the coding sequence ATGACAGACGCTCCCGGCCCGCTTGAGCCGCTGAGCCCGACAGGCCGGCCGATCCTCGATCGGCCTGCCTTCGAGCGCCTGGCAACGACCCACCGCCGCGAACTGAAGCTGCATTGCTACCGGATGATGGGCTCGCTGCACGAGGCCGACGATCTCGTCCAGGAGACGTTGCTGAAGGCCTGGCGCGGCCGCGCGCAATTCGACGGGCGCGGCTCGCCGCGCGGCTGGCTCTACACCATCGCCACCAACGCCTGCCTCAACGCCATCAAGGCGCGGGCCACGGCGCATCGCATTCTCGAAGAACCCGCCCGGCCACCGAGCGAAGGGCGCGCCGCCGCCGGGCCGGCGACCGAGCTTGCCTGGCTGGAGCCCTACCCCGACGCCGAGCTGCCGGACCTAGTCGACGGCGAACCTTGGCCGGACGCACGCTACGAGACAAGCGAGGCCGTGCGGCTTGCCTTCGTCGCCGCCCTCCAGCTGCTGCCGCCCCGGCAACGCGCATCCCTTCTGCTGTGCGACGTGCTGGGCTGGTCGGCGCTGGAGACCGCGCAGTTGCTGGGCGGCTCGACGGCCTCGGTCAACAGCGCCCTACAGCGGGCGCGTGCGACACTCGGCGGGCGCTATCCGCAGGGTCGTCCCTTGCAGCGATCGCAACCCAACCCGCAGGAAGGCCTGCTGCTCGAACGCTATATCGCGGCCTGGCAGGCCGCCAATCTCGACGGCTTCATCGCTCTGCTGCGCGAGGACGCCACCTATCACATGCCGCCATGGCGCGACTGGTACCAGGGCCGCCCTGCGATCCACGGTTTCTTCAAAACCGTGTGGGGCAATTTCGCCGGCTACCGCGCGGTGGCGACACGGGCCAACGGCCAGCCGGCGGTCGCGATCTACGCCCAGCGCCACCAGGAGCCCGAATGGCGCGCCCAGTCGCTGCATGTCATCGAGCCCGCCGATGGCGGCATCGCCTCGCTCACGGTCTATGTCGGCCCGCTCGCGGCAGAACTGATCGCCGCCTTCGGCCTGCCGCCAATGGTGCAGGAGAGGTGGTCCGAACCGGAAGCGTAG
- a CDS encoding LysR family transcriptional regulator, translated as MAADLGDLQAFMAVARAGGFREAARVGSVSASSLSETVRRLETGLGVRLLNRTTRSVAPTEAGARLLERLGPALGEVEAALDVVNGFRGRPAGTLRLNVPVVAAKLVLPRLLPPFLAAYPDIRMEVTAEDSFVDILASGCDAGIRYDERLEQDMIAVPIGPRRQRFATAAAPAYLDRHGRPDHPRDLLDHACLRGRFASGLTPAWEFERDGEVVSVEPTGPLLVSTGTAMALALEVSIAGGGIVSLFEDWLRPYFDDGRLEPVLEPWWQEFSGPFLYYPGRRLTPAPLRAFIDFVGTMRWG; from the coding sequence ATGGCAGCGGATCTTGGCGACCTCCAGGCATTCATGGCGGTGGCGCGCGCCGGCGGCTTTCGCGAAGCGGCACGGGTGGGCAGCGTCAGCGCCTCCAGCCTCTCGGAGACGGTGCGGCGGCTGGAGACCGGGCTCGGCGTGCGGCTCCTCAACCGCACCACGCGCAGTGTAGCTCCCACCGAGGCGGGCGCGCGCCTGCTCGAGCGGCTCGGCCCGGCGCTCGGCGAGGTCGAGGCGGCGCTCGACGTGGTCAACGGCTTTCGCGGCCGCCCGGCCGGCACGCTGCGGCTCAACGTGCCGGTCGTCGCGGCCAAACTGGTGCTGCCGCGGCTGTTGCCGCCCTTCCTCGCCGCCTATCCCGACATCCGCATGGAAGTGACCGCCGAGGACAGCTTCGTCGACATACTGGCGAGTGGCTGCGACGCCGGCATCCGCTATGACGAGCGGCTGGAGCAGGACATGATCGCCGTGCCGATCGGCCCGCGCCGGCAGCGCTTCGCCACCGCCGCCGCACCGGCCTATCTCGACCGGCATGGCCGGCCCGATCATCCGCGCGACCTGCTCGATCACGCCTGCCTGCGCGGCCGCTTCGCCAGCGGCCTGACGCCGGCCTGGGAGTTCGAACGCGACGGCGAGGTGGTAAGCGTCGAGCCGACCGGCCCGCTTTTGGTCAGCACCGGCACGGCAATGGCGCTGGCACTCGAAGTGTCGATTGCCGGCGGCGGCATCGTCTCGCTGTTCGAGGACTGGCTGCGCCCCTATTTCGACGACGGCCGGCTGGAGCCGGTGCTGGAGCCCTGGTGGCAGGAATTTTCAGGCCCGTTCCTCTACTATCCCGGTCGCCGCCTGACGCCGGCGCCGCTGCGCGCCTTCATCGACTTTGTCGGCACGATGCGCTGGGGGTGA